Proteins encoded by one window of Desulfovibrio ferrophilus:
- a CDS encoding cell division protein FtsQ/DivIB, with protein MTMAATMRTGGLLPRSKGGNSYHGRAAGGGGRLRPGKALVWMFALVVGLGFVALLSLGLLVSFRWLTTSAYFSLSEIEVTGNRHLSTEELVTLTGTELGVNTLDMRIEDIEGRLVANPWTEQVAVRRVLPGKLSIAVTERIPAYWMRTGKGLFYAEADGSVIDAVASDRFVSLPQLEVGQGGDASLDRLVNLMADFNEAGLPIKAGQAAWVRLHADRLELYFEERDLWLSVSEKEWKRNMERLTLVWGDLERRGEAAGTREIRIFGGKVWVRT; from the coding sequence ATGACCATGGCGGCGACCATGCGCACAGGTGGGCTCCTGCCTCGCTCCAAGGGGGGCAACAGTTATCACGGCCGTGCGGCTGGTGGTGGCGGTAGGCTGCGCCCCGGAAAAGCGCTGGTCTGGATGTTTGCCCTTGTGGTGGGACTGGGCTTTGTAGCTCTGCTCAGTCTGGGCCTCCTGGTGAGTTTTCGATGGTTGACCACCAGTGCGTATTTTTCGTTGTCCGAGATTGAGGTCACGGGCAACCGCCATCTGAGTACCGAAGAATTGGTGACTCTGACCGGAACGGAACTCGGCGTGAACACTCTTGATATGCGAATCGAGGATATCGAGGGGCGCCTGGTCGCGAATCCTTGGACCGAGCAGGTGGCGGTACGGCGGGTGTTGCCGGGTAAGTTGTCCATCGCCGTGACCGAAAGGATTCCGGCTTACTGGATGCGCACTGGAAAAGGACTGTTCTATGCCGAGGCCGATGGATCGGTCATTGATGCCGTAGCCTCCGACCGCTTCGTTTCACTTCCGCAATTGGAAGTGGGGCAGGGCGGTGACGCCAGCCTGGACCGGCTCGTTAATCTAATGGCGGATTTCAACGAGGCGGGATTGCCCATCAAGGCAGGGCAGGCTGCATGGGTCAGGCTTCATGCCGATAGGCTGGAATTATATTTTGAGGAACGGGACTTGTGGCTGTCGGTCTCGGAGAAGGAATGGAAGCGGAATATGGAGCGTTTAACCCTGGTCTGGGGAGACCTTGAGCGGCGTGGGGAAGCTGCTGGCACCAGGGAAATACGGATTTTCGGCGGCAAGGTCTGGGTACGGACCTGA
- the ftsA gene encoding cell division protein FtsA translates to MAKSELIVGLDIGTTKICSVVGELTPEGVDVVGIGTSPSTGLRKGVVVNIEQTVQSIKKALEEAELMAGCDIRSVYAGIAGSHIKGFNSHGVIAVKGGEVAPRDVERVIDAAKAVAIPLDREVIHILPQEYIVDDQRGIHDPLGMAGVRLEVKVHIVTGAVTSAQNIVRSCHRSGLDVSDIVLEALASSKAVLTPEEREIGVALVDLGGGTSDLAIFSDDSIKHTSVLALGGTNLTNDIAFGLRTPMAAAEQIKERYGCALAEMVSPEETIEVPSVGDREPRRLSRQVLAEICEPRVEEILVLIDQELSRSGFKNKIAAGVVLTGGTALIEGLQELGEQIFNLPCRIGYPREVGGLKDVVNSPMFATATGLLMYGAEKEGGELNFRIRDDKKVFNRILGKMRKWFVDIK, encoded by the coding sequence ATGGCCAAATCGGAATTGATCGTCGGCCTGGACATTGGGACGACAAAAATCTGCTCTGTTGTGGGCGAACTGACCCCCGAGGGCGTTGATGTCGTGGGCATCGGCACCAGCCCGTCCACGGGCCTGAGAAAGGGTGTGGTGGTCAACATCGAGCAGACCGTGCAGTCCATCAAGAAGGCCTTGGAAGAGGCTGAGTTGATGGCCGGGTGCGACATCCGTTCGGTCTATGCCGGAATTGCCGGTAGTCACATCAAGGGATTCAATAGTCATGGCGTTATCGCGGTCAAGGGTGGCGAAGTCGCCCCACGCGATGTCGAGCGTGTTATCGACGCAGCCAAGGCCGTGGCGATTCCTCTGGATCGTGAGGTCATTCACATCCTGCCTCAGGAATACATCGTGGACGACCAGCGAGGTATCCATGATCCCCTCGGGATGGCTGGTGTGCGTCTGGAGGTGAAGGTGCACATTGTGACCGGCGCCGTGACCAGTGCCCAGAATATTGTGCGTTCATGCCATCGCTCCGGGCTGGATGTCTCGGATATCGTGCTTGAGGCCCTGGCCTCCTCCAAGGCCGTACTGACCCCCGAGGAACGGGAGATTGGTGTGGCTTTGGTGGATCTGGGCGGCGGGACTTCGGATCTGGCAATTTTCTCAGACGACTCCATTAAGCATACTTCGGTGCTGGCCCTGGGCGGCACCAATCTGACCAACGACATCGCCTTTGGCCTGCGCACTCCCATGGCCGCAGCCGAGCAGATCAAGGAACGTTACGGCTGTGCCCTGGCTGAGATGGTGTCTCCCGAGGAAACCATTGAAGTGCCCAGTGTGGGCGACCGTGAGCCACGGCGTCTTTCCAGACAGGTATTGGCCGAGATCTGCGAACCGCGGGTTGAGGAAATCCTGGTGCTCATCGATCAGGAACTGTCCCGCTCCGGATTCAAGAACAAGATTGCCGCAGGCGTTGTGCTTACTGGCGGAACCGCGCTTATCGAGGGACTTCAGGAACTGGGAGAACAGATTTTCAACCTGCCCTGCCGCATTGGCTATCCGCGCGAAGTGGGAGGTTTGAAGGATGTTGTCAACAGCCCCATGTTCGCCACAGCCACGGGGCTGCTGATGTACGGGGCCGAAAAGGAAGGCGGAGAGCTCAATTTCCGCATTCGTGACGACAAAAAAGTGTTTAACCGCATCCTTGGCAAGATGCGGAAATGGTTTGTTGACATCAAGTAA
- the murG gene encoding undecaprenyldiphospho-muramoylpentapeptide beta-N-acetylglucosaminyltransferase — protein MQRIVLTTGGTGGHIFPALAVAEEIKRRHPDCDVLFVGGKHGREREFAERAGLRFLGLPVRGVIGRGFRAVGAVFGLGLAVLRSWWLMLRFKPQVVLGFGGYAGFAPVLAACLRGVPCAVHEQNSYPGSTNRLLGKWVNRVFTSFPDAHGFFDAAKVEMMGNPVRTALVKQGAELAPQSAQGNCKRLLIVGGSQGAHAINKAVTGSLQSLRDKGFELWHQTGEQDLNEVRAAYAQIGWKDESARIDAFIDNMAEAYAWADAVLCRAGATTVAELTVVGKASVLIPFPQATHNHQLANAQYLERGGAAVILMQNLLDEIDLADSLYKIFEAPERLSQMCEAARSLGRPDAAKRLVDAIEEMAGN, from the coding sequence ATGCAGCGTATCGTGCTGACCACCGGCGGAACTGGTGGGCATATTTTCCCGGCCCTGGCTGTGGCCGAGGAAATCAAGCGCCGCCACCCGGATTGCGATGTGTTGTTCGTGGGTGGCAAGCACGGGCGTGAGCGGGAATTTGCGGAGCGTGCCGGGCTGCGTTTTTTGGGTTTGCCCGTACGTGGGGTCATTGGTCGTGGATTCAGGGCCGTTGGCGCGGTGTTTGGTTTGGGCTTGGCTGTATTGCGCTCCTGGTGGTTGATGCTTCGTTTCAAGCCACAGGTTGTGTTGGGCTTTGGTGGCTATGCGGGCTTTGCTCCTGTGCTGGCTGCCTGCTTGCGCGGTGTTCCGTGTGCCGTGCATGAGCAGAACAGCTATCCCGGCAGTACCAACCGCTTGCTGGGCAAGTGGGTGAACCGGGTCTTCACGAGCTTCCCGGATGCACATGGATTTTTTGATGCGGCCAAGGTGGAGATGATGGGCAATCCGGTGCGCACAGCATTGGTCAAACAGGGTGCAGAGCTTGCCCCCCAGAGTGCGCAGGGCAATTGTAAGCGCTTGCTCATCGTGGGTGGCAGTCAGGGCGCCCATGCCATCAACAAAGCCGTTACCGGTTCTTTACAGAGTTTGAGGGACAAGGGTTTTGAACTCTGGCACCAGACTGGTGAACAGGATCTGAATGAGGTCCGCGCTGCGTATGCACAGATTGGCTGGAAGGACGAGAGCGCGCGGATTGATGCCTTTATCGACAATATGGCCGAGGCCTATGCCTGGGCCGATGCGGTGCTCTGCCGGGCTGGTGCAACAACCGTGGCCGAGCTGACCGTGGTGGGCAAGGCCAGCGTGCTGATTCCGTTTCCGCAGGCCACACATAATCATCAGCTAGCCAATGCCCAATATCTGGAGCGTGGCGGTGCCGCAGTGATTCTGATGCAGAATCTGCTGGATGAAATAGACCTTGCGGATTCGTTATACAAAATTTTCGAAGCTCCAGAACGGCTCTCGCAGATGTGCGAAGCGGCACGTTCCCTGGGGCGACCGGACGCTGCAAAGCGACTGGTGGACGCCATCGAGGAGATGGCCGGGAACTGA
- the mraY gene encoding phospho-N-acetylmuramoyl-pentapeptide-transferase gives MIYNLLYPLFSDVGIFNVFRYITFRSVWALLTALLITIVVGPAFIRLLKRIKFGQEIHEDVSAHMHKAGTPTMGGLLMGFGVLVAVFMWADLTNVYIWLALLVFVGFGAIGFMDDWLKVVKKHNKGLSAKAKFGLQILVAGAAMYLLIQQPAYDTHLAFPFFKGLRPDLGWFYLPFAVLVVVGSSNGVNLTDGLDGLAIGPSIVAAGCFAIFVYVTGHVAIAKYLQITYVAGMGEVTVFCGALVGAGLGFLWYNAYPAQVFMGDVGSLSIGSSLGFVAVLCKNELMLVIVGGLFVVETLSVILQVGYFKFTGGKRIFRMAPLHHHFELKGIPESKIITRFWILSILLGMMALSTLKLR, from the coding sequence ATGATTTATAATCTGCTGTATCCACTCTTTAGTGATGTCGGTATCTTCAACGTCTTTCGCTACATCACTTTCCGGTCGGTGTGGGCACTGCTGACCGCATTGTTGATTACCATTGTCGTCGGTCCTGCATTCATCCGCTTGTTGAAGCGCATCAAGTTCGGTCAGGAAATCCATGAGGACGTCTCCGCACACATGCACAAGGCGGGGACACCAACCATGGGCGGTCTGCTCATGGGCTTTGGTGTTCTGGTTGCTGTCTTCATGTGGGCCGATCTGACCAACGTGTATATCTGGTTGGCCTTGCTGGTCTTTGTGGGGTTCGGAGCCATCGGGTTCATGGACGACTGGCTGAAGGTGGTCAAGAAGCACAACAAGGGCCTGTCCGCCAAGGCCAAGTTCGGTTTGCAGATTCTTGTGGCCGGTGCGGCCATGTATCTGCTTATCCAGCAGCCGGCCTACGACACACATTTGGCATTCCCCTTCTTCAAGGGACTGCGGCCTGACCTGGGCTGGTTCTATCTGCCCTTTGCCGTACTGGTTGTGGTGGGATCGTCCAATGGCGTGAATCTGACCGACGGATTGGATGGGTTGGCCATCGGACCCTCCATCGTGGCCGCAGGCTGCTTTGCCATCTTTGTCTACGTCACCGGGCACGTTGCCATCGCCAAGTATCTGCAGATTACCTATGTGGCGGGCATGGGTGAGGTGACCGTGTTCTGCGGGGCACTCGTTGGCGCGGGGCTCGGGTTCCTCTGGTACAACGCCTATCCGGCCCAGGTGTTCATGGGAGATGTGGGTTCGTTGTCCATCGGCAGCAGCCTCGGATTCGTGGCCGTGCTGTGCAAGAACGAGCTGATGCTGGTCATCGTGGGCGGACTGTTCGTGGTGGAGACTCTCTCGGTCATTCTGCAGGTTGGATATTTCAAGTTCACTGGCGGCAAACGTATCTTCCGCATGGCTCCATTGCATCATCATTTTGAACTCAAGGGCATTCCTGAATCCAAGATCATTACACGGTTCTGGATTCTGTCCATCCTGCTCGGGATGATGGCCCTGTCCACATTGAAGTTGAGGTAG
- the murC gene encoding UDP-N-acetylmuramate--L-alanine ligase, which yields MRNKIKKIHMVGIGGSGMNGIAEVLLNLGYDVAGSDLASSSVTERLVELGATVHKGHLAENLGAADVLVKSTAVGEDNPEVAQARKMGIPVIPRAEMLAELMRLRTGIAVAGTHGKTTTTSFLASIFTAAKLDPTVIIGGRLNTFGTNALLGEGEYLIAEADESDGSFLCLMPIITVVTNVDMDHMDFYPNLDAIENSFVEFMNSVPFHGLNVVCLDDPGVRKILPRINRPVMTYGLDDENARIKGVLTECEAESCFDVYLDGEFWAEARLNQPGRHNVLNALGAIGIALEAGLPKEAILEGLAEFGGVGRRFERKGERGGVTVVDDYGHHPTEVAATLNTARQCYPSKRLVVAFQPHRFTRTQALFGDFCKAFSEADLLLLTEIYPASEAPIPGVSGQSLAQGIRQVSETPVLFFDDFDAMSAALPEVLRENDLLITLGAGNIWQVGTGWLKGN from the coding sequence ATGAGAAACAAGATCAAAAAAATACACATGGTGGGCATCGGTGGTTCGGGTATGAACGGCATCGCAGAGGTGCTGTTGAACCTGGGCTACGACGTGGCCGGTTCCGACCTCGCCAGCTCCAGCGTCACCGAACGGCTTGTCGAATTGGGTGCCACGGTCCACAAGGGCCACCTGGCCGAGAACCTTGGTGCGGCCGATGTGCTGGTCAAGTCCACAGCCGTAGGCGAGGACAATCCCGAGGTTGCCCAGGCCCGCAAGATGGGTATCCCGGTCATCCCGCGTGCTGAAATGCTGGCCGAACTGATGCGCCTGCGCACGGGGATTGCTGTGGCGGGAACTCACGGCAAGACGACGACCACATCATTTCTGGCTTCCATCTTCACCGCCGCCAAGCTTGACCCCACGGTCATCATTGGCGGCAGGTTGAACACCTTTGGAACCAACGCCCTGCTGGGTGAGGGTGAATACCTCATTGCCGAGGCCGATGAGTCTGATGGCTCGTTTCTGTGCCTGATGCCCATCATCACCGTGGTCACCAATGTGGACATGGATCATATGGATTTCTACCCGAATCTGGATGCCATCGAGAACTCCTTTGTTGAGTTTATGAATTCCGTCCCGTTCCATGGGTTGAATGTGGTCTGCCTGGATGATCCCGGGGTACGAAAGATTCTGCCTCGCATCAACCGCCCGGTGATGACCTATGGCCTGGATGACGAGAACGCCAGGATCAAGGGCGTGCTCACCGAGTGTGAGGCTGAAAGCTGTTTCGATGTGTATCTGGACGGTGAGTTCTGGGCCGAGGCGCGCCTCAACCAGCCCGGACGACACAATGTTCTGAATGCTCTGGGCGCCATCGGTATCGCTCTGGAGGCCGGCCTGCCCAAGGAAGCAATCCTTGAAGGGTTGGCCGAATTCGGAGGAGTGGGCAGGCGTTTTGAGCGTAAAGGCGAACGGGGTGGCGTGACGGTTGTGGACGATTACGGTCATCACCCCACAGAAGTTGCTGCGACCCTGAATACCGCTCGTCAATGTTATCCGAGCAAGCGTTTGGTTGTTGCTTTTCAGCCTCATCGCTTTACACGGACCCAAGCTCTGTTTGGTGATTTCTGCAAGGCTTTCAGCGAGGCTGACCTGCTTCTGTTGACTGAGATATATCCGGCCAGCGAAGCGCCTATTCCCGGCGTCAGTGGACAGAGTCTGGCTCAGGGTATCCGACAGGTCTCCGAGACCCCGGTGCTGTTCTTTGATGATTTTGACGCCATGTCTGCGGCGTTGCCCGAGGTCCTGCGCGAGAATGATCTGTTGATCACCCTCGGTGCAGGCAATATCTGGCAGGTCGGCACGGGCTGGCTGAAGGGAAACTAA
- the ftsW gene encoding putative lipid II flippase FtsW — protein MRAAVVEAGALPRHAITWRVDWVLVVCTLALIGAGLVMVMSASGIMADRSFGDKYLFFRRQAVFALTGLIVMGLAAFAKREIYYRLTYPILFGVIGLLVVTLVTPLGFEAGGAKRWLRLGSFSMQPLEAAKVALVFYLAYFFSHKQDQVKTFSVGFLPPVMVTGSLCLLLLLQPDFGGAVFLCLLLFLVSLVGGTSLVYLGSSVILGLGCGWLLISQSAYRIKRWTAFLDPFGNAQDTGYQLVQSLFAFGSGGWFGAGLGAGKQKLLFLPEAHNDFILAVVGEELGYIGVSLIFTLLGLLLWRGFKVSLDQDNAQDRFIGYGMTLILAIGAVLNMAVVLGMAPPKGVPMPFLSYGGSSLIVSCFCIGVLLNLSRRRA, from the coding sequence ATGAGAGCGGCCGTGGTCGAAGCCGGGGCATTGCCCCGTCACGCTATCACTTGGCGCGTAGACTGGGTGCTTGTGGTCTGCACCCTGGCGCTTATCGGTGCCGGGCTGGTGATGGTCATGAGCGCTAGTGGCATCATGGCTGACCGTTCCTTCGGCGATAAATATCTGTTCTTCAGGCGCCAGGCCGTCTTCGCTCTGACCGGGCTGATTGTGATGGGGCTGGCTGCCTTTGCTAAGCGTGAGATTTACTACCGCCTGACGTATCCGATTCTGTTCGGGGTGATTGGGCTGCTTGTGGTCACTTTGGTCACGCCCTTGGGCTTTGAGGCAGGTGGGGCCAAGCGCTGGTTGCGTCTGGGATCGTTCTCCATGCAGCCTCTGGAAGCCGCCAAGGTCGCTCTGGTGTTCTACCTGGCTTATTTCTTCAGCCATAAGCAGGACCAGGTGAAGACCTTCAGTGTGGGCTTTCTGCCGCCGGTCATGGTCACCGGTTCATTGTGTCTTCTGCTGCTGTTGCAACCGGATTTCGGTGGGGCAGTGTTTTTGTGCCTGCTCCTGTTCCTGGTCAGCCTCGTGGGTGGCACAAGCCTGGTTTATCTTGGGTCTTCAGTGATTCTGGGATTGGGCTGTGGCTGGTTGCTCATCTCCCAGTCGGCGTATCGCATCAAGCGTTGGACAGCATTTCTGGACCCCTTCGGCAATGCCCAGGACACCGGATACCAGCTGGTCCAGTCACTGTTCGCCTTTGGTTCAGGGGGCTGGTTCGGTGCGGGGCTGGGTGCGGGCAAGCAGAAGCTGCTGTTCCTGCCCGAGGCACACAATGATTTTATTCTGGCCGTGGTTGGTGAGGAATTGGGCTATATCGGCGTGTCCCTGATTTTTACGCTGCTGGGTCTGTTGCTGTGGCGGGGATTCAAGGTTTCTCTGGACCAGGACAATGCACAGGATCGTTTCATCGGCTACGGCATGACGCTGATTTTGGCCATCGGTGCCGTGCTGAACATGGCCGTGGTGCTGGGCATGGCTCCACCCAAGGGTGTGCCGATGCCTTTCTTGTCCTATGGCGGATCAAGCCTGATCGTGTCCTGCTTCTGTATCGGCGTGTTGCTGAACCTCTCCCGGAGGCGTGCCTGA
- the murB gene encoding UDP-N-acetylmuramate dehydrogenase, translating to MGLKVLPGPLMSERTTLKLGGPALAEVHIGHERDLDELPAVLEKAGGRPMVLGWGSNILASDDTLPIVLLRVPEGGGPRIVHETGERVTVQADAGMRLPRLLTWCAKQGLSGLEGLVGIPGSVGGAVAMNAGSFGCEMAEVLSRVLLFSPCCGLRWVGREDVRMDYRFFAPRTYDDYFIVMGVELDVIRAEKPLVDEVMARHMTTKKASQPISAASAGCVFKNPEGDAAGRLLEQAGFRGKGLGGMIFSEIHANFLVNAGGGTSEQAFELIASARDEVTRRFGVGLELEVKVVS from the coding sequence ATGGGACTGAAAGTGTTGCCCGGACCGCTCATGAGTGAGCGAACCACCCTGAAACTCGGCGGACCCGCCCTGGCTGAAGTGCACATCGGCCATGAACGGGATCTGGACGAGTTGCCCGCCGTGCTGGAAAAGGCCGGAGGCCGTCCCATGGTGTTGGGATGGGGGAGCAACATTTTGGCGTCGGACGACACGCTGCCCATTGTTCTGTTGCGGGTTCCCGAGGGCGGAGGCCCTAGAATCGTTCATGAGACCGGGGAAAGAGTCACGGTGCAGGCCGACGCGGGAATGCGTCTGCCCAGGCTTCTCACCTGGTGTGCCAAGCAGGGCCTTTCTGGTCTTGAGGGTTTGGTCGGCATTCCTGGCAGCGTGGGTGGCGCTGTCGCCATGAACGCAGGCTCCTTTGGCTGCGAGATGGCCGAGGTGTTGTCCCGGGTCCTTCTGTTCAGTCCTTGCTGCGGACTGCGTTGGGTTGGCCGCGAGGATGTGCGCATGGACTACCGCTTTTTCGCACCGCGCACCTACGACGATTACTTCATCGTTATGGGTGTGGAGTTGGATGTGATCCGTGCCGAGAAGCCTCTGGTCGATGAGGTCATGGCTCGGCATATGACGACGAAAAAGGCCTCGCAGCCCATCAGCGCGGCCAGTGCTGGCTGTGTGTTCAAGAATCCCGAAGGCGATGCTGCCGGTCGATTGCTGGAACAGGCAGGGTTCAGAGGAAAGGGCCTTGGCGGGATGATTTTTTCGGAGATCCACGCGAATTTTCTGGTGAATGCAGGAGGCGGTACCTCTGAGCAGGCCTTCGAACTGATCGCCAGCGCCAGGGACGAGGTTACCCGAAGGTTCGGTGTCGGGCTGGAACTCGAAGTCAAGGTGGTGTCATGA
- the murD gene encoding UDP-N-acetylmuramoyl-L-alanine--D-glutamate ligase produces the protein MFGRKAGNLKNVTAAVVGAGRSGRAAALLLADLGARVRLLERSEDGLDKTYVHDAQSAGVELRLGAHKTEDFAGLQLIVMSPGIPVRTVKALLPVGENPEIISELELASRYAGGHILAVTGTNGKTTVTGLAAHVLQNAGLNVFLGGNIGVPLSEHVLSGREVDVLALEVSSFQAQACTSFHPEVGVLLNFSPDHQDYHADMEEYLRAKLNMFAFMTTDDLAVLPVEMRDTLEEYHFTKARIKWFESTDRFECERLPGTHNQANMEAVFQATKRFGSTERCMREALESFEPYPHRLERIGTKAGVLFVDDSKATTVEALRAALETFESPVLLLAGGVYKGGDLEALVPLLRRKARAVCLFGDSREVFEKAWAGHVSLAWEATLDNAMRRLMTWAEEGDVMLLSPATASFDQYVNYKERGKHFQRVFEELDS, from the coding sequence ATGTTCGGCAGGAAAGCAGGCAATTTGAAGAATGTGACGGCAGCGGTGGTCGGGGCAGGGCGCTCCGGTCGTGCGGCCGCATTGCTGCTGGCTGACCTTGGGGCCAGGGTTCGCCTGCTGGAACGCAGTGAAGACGGGCTGGACAAGACTTATGTGCACGATGCCCAGTCAGCGGGAGTGGAATTGCGACTTGGTGCTCACAAGACCGAGGACTTTGCCGGTCTGCAACTGATCGTCATGTCGCCGGGCATTCCGGTGCGGACCGTCAAGGCGCTCCTGCCCGTGGGCGAAAATCCGGAAATCATCTCCGAACTGGAGCTTGCCTCGCGCTACGCCGGAGGCCACATTCTGGCCGTGACCGGGACCAATGGAAAAACCACGGTCACAGGGCTGGCTGCCCATGTCCTGCAAAATGCAGGGCTCAACGTGTTCCTGGGAGGCAATATCGGTGTCCCCCTGTCCGAGCATGTGCTTTCCGGGCGTGAAGTTGATGTCCTTGCCCTGGAAGTTTCCAGTTTTCAGGCTCAGGCCTGCACCAGCTTTCATCCCGAAGTCGGAGTGCTGTTGAATTTCAGTCCTGACCATCAGGACTACCACGCCGACATGGAAGAATACCTCCGTGCCAAGCTGAATATGTTTGCTTTCATGACCACCGATGATCTGGCCGTACTGCCCGTGGAGATGCGGGATACGCTGGAAGAATACCACTTCACCAAGGCGCGGATAAAATGGTTTGAATCCACGGATCGTTTTGAATGTGAACGCCTGCCCGGTACGCATAATCAGGCTAACATGGAGGCCGTGTTCCAGGCCACCAAACGCTTCGGTTCCACCGAGCGCTGCATGCGGGAAGCTCTGGAGAGTTTTGAGCCGTATCCGCACCGTCTGGAGCGGATAGGCACCAAGGCGGGGGTGTTGTTCGTGGATGATTCCAAGGCAACCACCGTGGAAGCTTTGCGCGCTGCCCTGGAAACATTCGAGAGCCCGGTGCTGCTGCTGGCTGGGGGCGTGTACAAAGGGGGCGATTTGGAAGCCCTCGTACCATTGTTACGGCGCAAGGCCAGGGCTGTGTGCCTGTTTGGTGACAGCCGCGAAGTCTTTGAGAAGGCCTGGGCCGGGCATGTGTCCCTGGCTTGGGAAGCCACGTTGGACAATGCCATGCGCAGGCTCATGACCTGGGCTGAAGAGGGTGACGTGATGTTGCTTTCGCCGGCGACGGCCAGTTTTGACCAGTATGTCAACTACAAGGAGCGCGGGAAGCACTTCCAGCGCGTTTTCGAGGAGCTGGATTCATGA